A genome region from Triplophysa rosa linkage group LG24, Trosa_1v2, whole genome shotgun sequence includes the following:
- the cbll1 gene encoding E3 ubiquitin-protein ligase Hakai isoform X2, which produces MDHSDNDMQGTEGTLCGPDVRRRIPIKLLPKQARNKPAPRPQRPAGRLPSKALSVDEGFNYKQEERFDTGTKSGDAFAGQRRFPQQLFWDFKLRLIGEKDDTPVHFCDKCGLPIKTYGRMIPCKHVFCHECALHHERKGDKMCPGLNMYSCTDPVQRIEQCQRGSLYMCSIVQGCKRTYLSQRDLQAHINHRHIRAGKTSSSRSDSLHLPPSSEVPERFRVPPPHLPPPHLAKPHVGPPPMSHGGHDPYSQHPPSSHDDHRPPPGQPPAGDMGPPRSLAQETFRISTVTTRKHSNLITVPIHDDSGSSGPSREPLPQPGNAPPPHHHPGDYPGHPHHMMGPPQQHYGPPPPPPISHPMPHPGQGSNTPHMVFNQAPPPLSSVPPPITPPPGHLLGQMPPFMNHPPPGPPPQHGGPPVNAPPPHHYNPQFPEDKSTLSPPFNQPGGLSPGMWPAPRGPPPRLQGPPQGQMPGPHHPDQGRYRPYYQ; this is translated from the exons ATGGACCACAGTG ACAATGATATGCAGGGGACGGAGGGTACCTTATGTGGTCCTGATGTCAGAAGAAGGATCCCCATCAAACTTCTTCCCAAACAGGCCAGGAATAAACCTGCTCCTCGACCACAGAGACCAGCTGGACGTTTACCTTCCAAAGCCCTTTCTGTCGATGAAG GCTTTAACTACAAGCAAGAAGAAAGATTTGACACTGGCACCAAATCAGGAGATGCATTTGCAGGCCAACGACGGTTTCCTCAACAGCTCTTCTGGGACTTTAAG CTGCGCTTGATTGGTGAAAAGGATGATACCCCAGTTCATTTCTGTGACAAATGTGGATTACCAATTAAAACATACGGCCGTATG ATCCCATGTAAGCACGTTTTCTGTCACGAGTGTGCACTGCATCATGAAAGGAAGGGTGATAAGATGTGCCCTGG TCTTAACATGTACAGCTGTACAGATCCGGTGCAGCGGATTGAACAATGCCAGCGTGGCTCTCTCTACATGTGTAGTATTGTTCAGGGATGTAAACGCACCTATCTCTCTCAGAGAGACCTGCAGGCCCACATTAACCACAGACACATTAGAGCGGGCAAGACCTCCAGCAGCCGCTCTGACTCTCTCCACCTTCCTCCCAGCTCGGAGGTGCCCGAGCGTTTCCGTGTGCCCCCGCCTCACCTGCCCCCACCTCACCTGGCCAAGCCCCATGTTGGCCCACCCCCGATGTCTCATGGTGGACATGACCCATACAGCCAGCATCCCCCTTCCTCCCATGATGACCATCGACCTCCACCGGGCCAGCCTCCTGCTGGAGACATGGGACCACCCCGCTCTCTTGCTCAGGAGACCTTCCGCATCTCAACGGTTACCACACGGAAGCACAGCAACCTCATTACGGTTCCAATCCACGACGATTCGGGAAGCTCCGGCCCCTCGCGTGAACCGCTTCCCCAGCCTGGCAATGCCCCGCCTCCTCACCATCACCCTGGAGACTATCCAGGCCATCCACATCACATGATGGGTCCACCTCAGCAACACTACGGGCCTCCACCTCCTCCACCTATCAGTCACCCCATGCCTCACCCAGGGCAGGGTTCTAACACACCTCACATGGTTTTTAACCAAGCACCCCCTCCTCTGTCATCAGTTCCCCCTCCCATCACCCCACCTCCCGGACACCTCCTTGGACAGATGCCCCCCTTTATGAACCATCCTCCACCAGGGCCGCCTCCTCAGCATGGTGGTCCCCCTGTGAATGCCCCACCGCCCCATCATTACAATCCCCAGTTTCCCGAGGACAAGAGCACTCTCAGTCCACCATTTAACCAGCCTGGGGGATTGAGTCCAGGGATGTGGCCAGCTCCCAGGGGTCCCCCTCCCCGATTGCAGGGTCCCCCACAGGGACAGATGCCTGGGCCACATCACCCTGATCAGGGTCGCTATAGACCGTATTACCAGTAA
- the cbll1 gene encoding E3 ubiquitin-protein ligase Hakai isoform X1, producing MDHSDNDMQGTEGTLCGPDVRRRIPIKLLPKQARNKPAPRPQRPAGRLPSKALSVDEEGFNYKQEERFDTGTKSGDAFAGQRRFPQQLFWDFKLRLIGEKDDTPVHFCDKCGLPIKTYGRMIPCKHVFCHECALHHERKGDKMCPGLNMYSCTDPVQRIEQCQRGSLYMCSIVQGCKRTYLSQRDLQAHINHRHIRAGKTSSSRSDSLHLPPSSEVPERFRVPPPHLPPPHLAKPHVGPPPMSHGGHDPYSQHPPSSHDDHRPPPGQPPAGDMGPPRSLAQETFRISTVTTRKHSNLITVPIHDDSGSSGPSREPLPQPGNAPPPHHHPGDYPGHPHHMMGPPQQHYGPPPPPPISHPMPHPGQGSNTPHMVFNQAPPPLSSVPPPITPPPGHLLGQMPPFMNHPPPGPPPQHGGPPVNAPPPHHYNPQFPEDKSTLSPPFNQPGGLSPGMWPAPRGPPPRLQGPPQGQMPGPHHPDQGRYRPYYQ from the exons ATGGACCACAGTG ACAATGATATGCAGGGGACGGAGGGTACCTTATGTGGTCCTGATGTCAGAAGAAGGATCCCCATCAAACTTCTTCCCAAACAGGCCAGGAATAAACCTGCTCCTCGACCACAGAGACCAGCTGGACGTTTACCTTCCAAAGCCCTTTCTGTCGATGAAG AAGGCTTTAACTACAAGCAAGAAGAAAGATTTGACACTGGCACCAAATCAGGAGATGCATTTGCAGGCCAACGACGGTTTCCTCAACAGCTCTTCTGGGACTTTAAG CTGCGCTTGATTGGTGAAAAGGATGATACCCCAGTTCATTTCTGTGACAAATGTGGATTACCAATTAAAACATACGGCCGTATG ATCCCATGTAAGCACGTTTTCTGTCACGAGTGTGCACTGCATCATGAAAGGAAGGGTGATAAGATGTGCCCTGG TCTTAACATGTACAGCTGTACAGATCCGGTGCAGCGGATTGAACAATGCCAGCGTGGCTCTCTCTACATGTGTAGTATTGTTCAGGGATGTAAACGCACCTATCTCTCTCAGAGAGACCTGCAGGCCCACATTAACCACAGACACATTAGAGCGGGCAAGACCTCCAGCAGCCGCTCTGACTCTCTCCACCTTCCTCCCAGCTCGGAGGTGCCCGAGCGTTTCCGTGTGCCCCCGCCTCACCTGCCCCCACCTCACCTGGCCAAGCCCCATGTTGGCCCACCCCCGATGTCTCATGGTGGACATGACCCATACAGCCAGCATCCCCCTTCCTCCCATGATGACCATCGACCTCCACCGGGCCAGCCTCCTGCTGGAGACATGGGACCACCCCGCTCTCTTGCTCAGGAGACCTTCCGCATCTCAACGGTTACCACACGGAAGCACAGCAACCTCATTACGGTTCCAATCCACGACGATTCGGGAAGCTCCGGCCCCTCGCGTGAACCGCTTCCCCAGCCTGGCAATGCCCCGCCTCCTCACCATCACCCTGGAGACTATCCAGGCCATCCACATCACATGATGGGTCCACCTCAGCAACACTACGGGCCTCCACCTCCTCCACCTATCAGTCACCCCATGCCTCACCCAGGGCAGGGTTCTAACACACCTCACATGGTTTTTAACCAAGCACCCCCTCCTCTGTCATCAGTTCCCCCTCCCATCACCCCACCTCCCGGACACCTCCTTGGACAGATGCCCCCCTTTATGAACCATCCTCCACCAGGGCCGCCTCCTCAGCATGGTGGTCCCCCTGTGAATGCCCCACCGCCCCATCATTACAATCCCCAGTTTCCCGAGGACAAGAGCACTCTCAGTCCACCATTTAACCAGCCTGGGGGATTGAGTCCAGGGATGTGGCCAGCTCCCAGGGGTCCCCCTCCCCGATTGCAGGGTCCCCCACAGGGACAGATGCCTGGGCCACATCACCCTGATCAGGGTCGCTATAGACCGTATTACCAGTAA
- the bik gene encoding bcl-2-interacting killer, with protein sequence MVEDTRQPKTAASLQAGPVEVDHNTLYAINMRVTQRIGRRLAQIGDELDNRWREQLSIQRHHLNIGIYPYVLTRRAFSGILGNIWGSKIKPMLKTSWLIPQLHSGCQEARKWTAQWVSNLHISDWSRKTALMLASAFLLVTASIFLATWN encoded by the exons ATGGTGGAAGATACAAGACAGCCGAAAACTGCAGCATCCCTCCAGGCTGGACCTGTTGAGGTTGACCACAACACTCTTTATGCAATCAATATGAG AGTTACTCAGCGTATTGGACGACGGCTGGCTCAGATAGGGGATGAATTGGACAATAGATGGCGTGAACAACTGTCCATCCAACGGCACCATCTGAATATAGGGATATACCCTTATGTCCTAACCAGGAGAGCTTTCTCTGG gATCCTTGGAAACATTTGGGGATCTAAGATTAAACCAATGCTGAAAACCTCCTGGCTGATTCCACAGCTTCATTCTGGCTGTCAGGAGGCTAGGAAGTGGACGGCACAGTGG GTCTCCAACTTGCACATTTCCGATTGGTCCCGCAAGACTGCACTCATGCTGGCCTCTGCTTTTCTATTGGTCACTGCGTCTATCTTTCTGGCAACTTGGAATTAA
- the mcat gene encoding malonyl-CoA-acyl carrier protein transacylase, mitochondrial, translating into MPEGRLLSTERSEDSNGTLLRSLDTRICCAFDLRNEVCSGSFQKSFSTAWWMQTGLFELILIRFQHKLFLNMNLSMTIKWSARVRLFRNTATLLHSRRLSNDIHTSDLSKSDHTVSEEIQEQPRRPRRAPHTASVFLFPGQGSQFVGMGRGLLKYGNVKEMFSVAQKVLGYDLLSLCLNGPEKDLMKTVHCQPAVFVCSLAAVERLNHENPAAIESCVAAAGFSVGEFSALVFSGAMDFAEAMFAVKVRAEAMQKASDQVASGMLSVIGRHQTNYKHACLQAREHCLSLGIQEPVCAIANYLFPDGRVIAGHKEALDFLQEHSRKLLFSRTRMLPVSGAFHTPLMESAMEPLRDVLRQIEIRCPEIAVHSNVDGKRYMHDKHIQKQLAKQLVSPVKWEQTLHEIYERAQGREFPHTYEVGPSRQLGSTIQKCNMKAFKNYTHVDVVLPED; encoded by the exons ATGCCAGAAGGAAGACTTCTGTCAACAGAGAGATCTGAGGACAGTAACGGTACTTTGCTGCGAAGCCTGGATACAAGAATCTGCTGTGCATTTGACCTCCGCAATGAAGTATGTTCTGGGTCTTTTCAGAAATCATTTTCGACAGCATGGTGGATGCAAACAGGATTGTTTGAATTAATTTTAATCAGATTTCAacataaactgtttttaaacatgaatCTAAGCATGACTATCAAGTGGTCTGCTAGAGTTCGTCTATTTCGGAATACGGCGACTCTCTTGCATTCTAGAAGACTGTCAAACGATATTCACACATCTGATCTAAGTAAGTCCGATCACACTGTATCGGAAGAGATCCAAGAGCAGCCCAGACGACCACGGAGAGCTCCCCATACAGCATCTGTTTTTCTGTTCCCCGGGCAAGGCAGTCAGTTCGTCGGCATGGGGAGGGGACTGTTGAAATATGGAAATGTGAAAGAGATGTTTTCTGTAGCGCAAAAGGTGCTTGGCTATGATCTGCTGTCTCTGTGTTTAAATGGACCCGAGAAAGATCTGATGAAGACTGTACACTGTCAGCCTGCCGTGTTTGTCTGCTCGCTGGCTGCTGTGGAAAGACTGAACCACGAGAATCCTGCT GCTATTGAGAGCTGTGTGGCAGCAGCAGGGTTCAGTGTTGGAGAATTTAGTGCTTTGGTTTTCTCTGGTGCAATGGATTTTGCTGAAG CTATGTTTGCTGTAAAGGTGAGGGCGGAGGCAATGCAGAAGGCCTCCGACCAAGTGGCAAGTGGCATGCTGTCCGTGATTGGCCGACACCAGACAAACTACAAACATGCCTGTCTCCAGGCTAGAGAGCACTGTCTTTCTCTTGGTATCCAAGAGCCTGTGTGTGCCATTGCAAACTACCTCTTTCCAGATGGAAGAGTAATAGCCGGCCACAAAGAG GCTTTGGATTTCCTTCAAGAGCATTCCAGAAAGCTGCTGTTCTCAAGAACGCGAATGCTTCCTGTTAGCGGTGCCTTTCACACCCCCCTAATGGAGTCTGCGATGGAGCCCCTGAGAGACGTCCTCAGACAGATAGAGATACGGTGCCCAGAGATCGCCGTACACTCCAATGTGGACGGAAAGCGTTACATGCACGACAAGCACATACAGAAACAGCTGGCCAAACAGCTGGTGTCTCCGGTGAAGTGGGAGCAGACGCTGCATGAGATTTATGAAAGAGCCCAGGGGCGAGAGTTTCCTCATACCTATGAGGTGGGACCCAGTAGACAGTTAGGCTCGACGATTCAAAAGTGCAACATGAAAGCGTTTAAGAATTACACACATGTAGATGTTGTGCTGCCTGAGGACTGA